The DNA window TTATAGGATATATATACTTTACACTTCATATCTATGTACGCATAtgcatatatttttcaatttatatctatatatatacatacttatgttttttatgctttataatttatatatatacatagatatgcatatttgttttttttatatgtatatacattcatataatttataatttataatttaaatatatagatgcacatacataaatatttcatttttataattcgTATTGTTATCGttgttttatttgatatttatttattcatttattgaaGTGTTCGTTATTTTTATGAAATGCTTtagattttttattcatttattatttcatgtatctttgatttgtttattatgtattttatttgttgCTCATTTTAGTTGTGCTTGTattattttacttacattatcatcatcattcTATTACACccattttttatttagatttcaaaaaagaaattttaaaaataagtaatattcgGTATTTTAGATCTTCGAAAGAATCGAGCGCTAACGTATCGGGTTCCGACTTTCTTCGTTGAacttaaataatcgagattactctttttaaaatgataagaagctcgttatcgagaattcaatacgtttTGTTCTAACGTACTGGATAtgacgttgttttctcgagacgaggattttttgcaataaatgcaatattcaagtttaatattttgagagattgtgccctaacgtattgggttgcgatttcttcatttgatttaaacaatggaatattcttttaaactttattacacgaatcttttcaaactcaagttttaaatgatatcgggaattaaaaaagaatcatgtcctaacttactagttGTGATCCCTTTTTTTAATCCAAGatagttaaatatcttttaaataggcatttttcattcgcgtatcgggaattcgagacatggtgtcctaacttactggatatgattctctttctcgaataacgtaaAATATGCCCCCTTTCCTAAAAATTttaaacgttttaatacaaggatcgtattttttaaaattcttcaaagttctcaattttcgaagttaaaacattaactaatcaactaggtaccaattttgggcgttacgagggtgctaattcttcctcgtacgtaaccgactcccaaacctgtttttttttaatttcgtgaACCAAattcgttgttttaataaaattaaattgtttattaaaaacaaccacttttcaaggtgatatgatcacaccttataaaaaaagatcggtggcaactcccttttcgtttttattttcaaacccaagtcgaccccgtttttattcaaaaaaatggtgtcaacagagAAGTTGGCTCAAAAGCATGGATGTACTCCTGCACAACTAGCACTTGCTTGGGTTCTTCATCAAGGGGATGATGTAGCACCCATTCCCGGCGAGTCACTTTCCCTATTTCCAACATCCAATTTGCTTCTTTAATATCAGATAATACAGATCTTTCAagtacaccacagcaaaatgatTTGCCTATAATATTGTATAAATACACATCCTGTATGAGCCTTGTTTTTCTGATGTTGCAttagaaatatgatttttgaCACTTGTAGGAACAACCAAGATAACAAATCTCGATAGCAACATCGATGCTGTACGACTAAAGTTCACAGAAGAAGATTTAAAAGAGATTACTGCCGTGGTTCCTTTAAATGAGATAGCTGGGTCCAGGACACTAGATAGATTGAGTCACCTAACATGGAAATTTGCTAATACACCCACAAAGGAGAAGAAGACTGGAAGTTAAAAGTACCGCTGATTGTGAAACCCGCAGCAGAATATTATGATCCTTATAGCCCATGGGCTTTCTTGCCACTGAAGCTATTGAAGGATTAGAAGTATAAATAGAGGGTTCATTGAAACCCGAAGTCAGTTCACCATTaccaaaaatcaaatcaaataagcaAGCTAGTTGCCGTTGAATGCTTGCAACTGTATGGTTCTTTTAAGAATATGTTTGCTAAGAGCAACGATTAAGATGCTATTTTAAGAACAATTTATTGCAACTATATAGTTATTGTATCTACACATATCAGGTCATTTCATAAACCTACATCATAATACACTGATATTcgtatatacataaaaataatgttggaatatattcaaaatatacAATGTTCCAATAGttgcaaatgaaaagttatagaacaaaaaaaatatttcactTGGTTATTAACCAAaagttgttatttatagtgatgagtTATGTCTcttaaattaaaaagttatagcattttattgttaataataaattctGATTATTGAAAGATACTGATAATACTTtaaaatgacatacttttatgtgttaattacatatatatattgagtaCGATGCTACTAATTTGGgttgtttatggttttttattttgtagggactaaattgacgacaaaaggaaatttgggggcaaaaagcgtgaatttaaagacaaaatggGTCAGCATGCAAAATAGGGAAGAAATGGTGCCGAAAATACAAAGTGTAGAAGACTTggggaaaattttcaaagaagagatttatgaacataaaactttatttaaatttgaattttgtttttaggattattgttaggattattatgatattgtttagatttaatttcaaattatatctttTAAACATTATCATCGTGAGTTTAAATAGGAATAAACTAGGTTTTTtatgtactataaataggggatggagtgacatgAATATTCATTCATCACTTCTGTAAAAAAGTCCTTCCCCCTAAGGCTCTagcctttttgtttctttttcaataaaatttcattccattaccttgtgttttttttttccaaaaagcaTGAGtcactaaactcatctagccaaTGGTTATCAAAACTCCTCCAAAAGAGTTCATGAGACTTAGAATCtgcacttagccttctcaacgagtattcatcatttctccaCATTACAggactgacgcttccgtccatgtccttccaaaagaaatatttttatctTATGCAAGgaacggccgctttgtatgttttgggaagatTGCACAgccggttcgttaacttactgtgTCAGAGGTTGTCGAGCCCAAGAGACGAAATGGCGTGGCATTCGCTATTGAGAAacgatgatctagtgtaagacggtCCCCCAAAAGTGAcagttggctagagtcaggttcctttAGATTGTAAGGTTATAACCTAAGTGGAGCTGGCTTATTCGATcatgagaaggatcacctaaaagctGATGATTGAACCAAAGGAGGATCGAGAT is part of the Gossypium hirsutum isolate 1008001.06 chromosome D11, Gossypium_hirsutum_v2.1, whole genome shotgun sequence genome and encodes:
- the LOC121223207 gene encoding perakine reductase, producing MVSTEKLAQKHGCTPAQLALAWVLHQGDDVAPIPGTTKITNLDSNIDAVRLKFTEEDLKEITAVVPLNEIAGSRTLDRLSHLTWKFANTPTKEKKTGS